In one window of Leptospira sp. WS92.C1 DNA:
- a CDS encoding ankyrin repeat domain-containing protein, which produces MAKRALVNGASVNVRDPRANYLEQTPLIKSAWNNDVTFARFLLEQKADINLSDREGQTALIMAVYGLSVEVAKLLLTKKVDLYAETKSGLSAAIIASDLCSLPMLRMLKEAGVDLNRPTKKGYRPLNVASRHCNHKFLEYILESGVDVNAIAEDGQTAIIKAARSGNKNTIQVLLKYGASVKFVDRDGLDAFYYLYSDWRDSRSAEIIKLFLDADINLDQEYPDGQTALMLLLDRNILRSYLSKEKYPLVPETIQQKIKDGKLKGENRFGLSLFEYLNLRNKYGFYREGQHDVEFEKDFLKIEEKNPFTALQIYYLFNYSISKDLLRKLLLSIITMPKRTDLGGLEIFLWKIGFILNEPELLKRLDQKYPDPPAGLWSFDFKTGYTPIGTLEIPKDPFLADVWFRSLEKGNTIFSNKDGVFNMDLQKINISLGLETIVRECRVDLLERLVRKKDFFAKNTLSWDGSWYHGPVGYSKLFSVFSYSSVDCGNEEKENRLLRLLLETGADPGKGKWIFFSPVCSSLHQAIFDAWTSRTIPFIIDSKLRYHKSQKRLLKLLEIGGNPNCEMGDLFSESRGSTALETVQAFNYQKLENQLLKFGALDTNKRELRSAIQNSNLSQIKELVNKGAVIGYQELELARNLDPKTFSYILDFYNSLESPLLIQMISNIQQDLWSKTQGLEMLKLISKKGFSYKIRSHSNNRHKWLIVLDSRNGDFNPYPSFFRTSCAISSLIQLKDKRLNELIPLIDSKEYTCRGFSSLPLFNRENVGSEKYKIRIFIEEDEKNIRSYGLENVFPELENEFYY; this is translated from the coding sequence ATGGCAAAACGCGCGTTGGTCAACGGCGCCTCAGTCAATGTAAGGGACCCGCGCGCGAATTATTTGGAACAAACCCCTTTAATCAAATCCGCTTGGAACAATGACGTTACGTTTGCTCGGTTTCTTTTAGAACAAAAAGCGGATATCAATCTCTCAGATCGAGAAGGACAAACCGCTCTGATTATGGCAGTCTATGGACTAAGCGTCGAAGTAGCAAAATTACTTTTAACAAAAAAAGTCGACTTGTATGCGGAAACAAAATCGGGATTGAGTGCCGCGATTATTGCTTCTGATTTATGTTCTCTACCAATGTTACGGATGCTAAAAGAAGCCGGAGTGGATTTAAACCGCCCTACAAAAAAGGGATATCGACCGCTTAACGTAGCAAGCAGACATTGCAATCATAAGTTTCTTGAATATATTCTTGAATCGGGTGTAGATGTAAACGCCATTGCAGAAGATGGTCAAACAGCCATTATTAAAGCTGCCAGATCTGGAAATAAGAATACGATCCAAGTTTTACTGAAGTATGGGGCTTCTGTAAAATTTGTTGATCGAGATGGGTTGGATGCGTTTTATTATCTTTATTCTGATTGGCGAGATTCGAGATCTGCGGAAATTATAAAATTATTTTTAGATGCAGACATAAATTTGGATCAGGAATATCCCGATGGTCAGACAGCTCTTATGCTTTTGCTTGATCGAAACATTTTGCGGAGTTATTTGTCAAAAGAAAAATACCCGCTCGTTCCGGAGACAATTCAACAAAAGATAAAAGATGGAAAATTGAAAGGGGAAAATCGTTTCGGCTTGTCTTTATTTGAATATTTAAATTTACGAAATAAATACGGTTTTTATCGAGAGGGCCAACATGATGTTGAATTTGAAAAAGATTTTCTAAAAATTGAAGAAAAAAATCCGTTCACAGCATTACAGATTTATTATTTATTCAATTATTCGATATCTAAGGATTTGCTCCGAAAGTTATTGTTATCAATCATAACGATGCCGAAACGCACCGACTTGGGTGGATTGGAAATTTTTCTTTGGAAAATCGGTTTTATACTCAATGAACCTGAACTTCTAAAACGATTAGACCAAAAATATCCGGATCCTCCTGCGGGGCTTTGGAGTTTTGATTTTAAAACTGGCTACACTCCTATAGGAACTTTAGAAATACCAAAGGATCCTTTTCTTGCCGATGTATGGTTTCGTTCTTTGGAAAAAGGGAATACGATCTTTTCCAATAAAGACGGCGTCTTTAATATGGACCTTCAAAAAATAAATATAAGCCTAGGTCTTGAAACGATTGTTAGGGAATGTCGGGTAGACTTATTAGAAAGGTTGGTACGAAAAAAAGACTTTTTTGCTAAAAATACCTTAAGCTGGGATGGTAGTTGGTATCATGGTCCAGTCGGATATTCTAAGTTATTTAGCGTTTTTTCCTATAGTTCCGTTGATTGTGGAAATGAAGAAAAGGAAAATAGACTGTTACGCTTGCTTTTAGAGACAGGTGCAGATCCAGGAAAGGGGAAATGGATCTTTTTTTCGCCTGTCTGTTCTAGCTTACACCAAGCGATTTTTGATGCCTGGACAAGCCGAACAATTCCATTTATCATTGACTCTAAATTGAGATATCACAAATCTCAAAAACGACTTTTGAAGCTTTTAGAAATAGGTGGAAACCCAAATTGCGAAATGGGGGACTTATTTTCTGAGAGTCGTGGCAGTACTGCATTGGAGACTGTCCAGGCTTTTAACTACCAAAAATTGGAAAATCAATTGCTCAAATTTGGAGCGTTAGATACAAATAAAAGAGAGCTTCGATCGGCAATCCAAAATTCTAATTTATCTCAAATCAAAGAGCTGGTAAACAAAGGGGCTGTCATAGGCTATCAAGAACTTGAATTAGCCCGGAATTTAGATCCTAAAACTTTTTCTTATATATTAGATTTTTATAATTCTTTGGAATCTCCCCTATTGATACAGATGATTTCGAATATTCAACAGGATCTCTGGTCTAAAACCCAGGGATTGGAAATGCTCAAATTAATTTCTAAAAAGGGTTTTTCTTATAAAATACGTTCCCACAGTAATAATCGTCATAAGTGGTTGATTGTGCTCGATTCACGAAACGGCGACTTCAATCCATATCCGTCTTTTTTCAGAACATCTTGCGCGATTTCGTCTTTAATCCAACTTAAAGATAAAAGATTGAATGAATTAATACCTTTGATTGACTCCAAAGAATATACATGCCGTGGCTTTTCCTCTTTGCCGCTGTTCAATCGGGAGAATGTTGGTTCAGAGAAATATAAGATTCGTATTTTTATAGAAGAAGATGAAAAAAACATTCGCAGTTACGGACTCGAAAACGTATTTCCGGAATTAGAGAATGAATTTTATTATTAA
- a CDS encoding ankyrin repeat domain-containing protein, translated as MKLILSIFVFFSFPAFLLSQDLSIEDRRFLSAAINGNLLMAKRALDNGASVNVRDPRANYLEQTPFIKSAWNNDVGFVQLLLEHKADVNLADSEGQTALIMAVYGLSVEVAKLLLTKKVDLYAETKSGLSAAIIASDLCSLPMLRMLKEAGVDLNRATKKGYRPLYVASSRCNRKFLKYIIESGADVNAIAEDGQTALFKAAKSGNRDALGILLERGASAKQIDKRGYNAFYYLRSIGQKDVTLVEQFLKAGLRLDQEYPDGKNVLMHLLSCGDFWLTYAESKNFDLNSKNRFGLSAFEYLNTEKIKFIDKNTSTPEFEKEITVFVDKRPFAALQISYLSMRLPESKELLRTLLLSILSTPRRVNLGALDSKLWELGFAVNDPEILKQLFEKYPDPPIGFWNLLPSFQKKYQFISNPKIPEDSFLLDLWLRSVEKEGPIYDDSSRIPRQFDVNQALDTAARECRVDILERLLKKKHLFKWKNYSSELNDFLENNQCEDEKKKNRILQLLLQIGADPGRTNWIWYSPICSILQSTIESGVKQAGTFLFNDIDNVSYQKNRKKLLQLLEIGGNPNCLLADYETDEVSTALEVAKFFRMKDLVKILNDFGAQETFRSELKLAIVNSDLERIKELVSRGAVIGYKELKSASGYDHRKIFPYLLDSYNALELPLILNLIFKGGTWWDPYKFVDSFSFKVRSHGYEEWGWVVSIFKGDALEETVHDVYSARAKCAYYYLIKYRDIHYQAFVSAYRDSREYSCRGFLSYPTWDKSTENIKINFFKKEHEETISRYGLKKIFPEMEEEHYFYYAPDLDTLMKNESFDWSF; from the coding sequence ATGAAACTCATACTTTCTATCTTTGTGTTCTTTTCTTTTCCTGCTTTTCTTTTGAGTCAGGATCTTTCGATTGAAGACAGACGGTTTTTATCCGCAGCGATCAACGGGAACCTTCTGATGGCAAAACGCGCGTTGGACAACGGCGCCTCAGTCAATGTAAGGGACCCGCGCGCGAATTATTTGGAACAAACCCCTTTTATCAAATCCGCTTGGAACAATGACGTTGGGTTTGTTCAATTACTCTTAGAGCATAAAGCGGACGTGAATCTTGCCGATAGCGAAGGGCAAACCGCTCTGATTATGGCAGTCTATGGACTAAGCGTCGAAGTAGCAAAATTACTTTTAACAAAAAAAGTCGACTTGTATGCGGAAACAAAATCCGGATTGAGTGCCGCGATTATTGCTTCTGATTTATGTTCTCTACCAATGTTACGGATGCTAAAAGAAGCCGGAGTGGATTTAAATCGCGCTACCAAAAAAGGTTACCGACCACTTTATGTAGCGAGCAGTCGTTGCAATCGTAAATTCCTAAAATATATCATTGAATCGGGTGCGGATGTAAACGCTATTGCAGAAGACGGTCAAACGGCTCTTTTTAAAGCGGCTAAATCTGGAAATAGGGATGCGCTTGGAATATTATTAGAGCGCGGGGCATCTGCGAAACAAATTGATAAAAGAGGTTACAATGCGTTTTATTATCTTCGATCGATAGGACAAAAAGACGTGACGCTTGTAGAGCAGTTTTTAAAGGCTGGCCTGCGTTTGGATCAGGAATATCCCGATGGAAAAAACGTTCTTATGCATTTATTATCGTGTGGGGATTTTTGGCTTACTTACGCCGAAAGCAAAAATTTTGATTTAAACTCTAAGAATCGTTTTGGGTTATCTGCATTCGAATATTTGAATACAGAAAAAATTAAATTTATTGATAAAAACACTTCTACTCCCGAGTTCGAGAAAGAAATTACCGTCTTTGTGGATAAACGTCCGTTTGCCGCATTGCAGATTTCTTATCTATCGATGCGTTTACCGGAATCTAAGGAATTGCTCCGAACGTTACTATTATCGATTTTATCAACCCCAAGACGGGTGAATCTTGGAGCGCTCGATTCTAAGCTTTGGGAATTGGGATTTGCAGTAAACGATCCTGAAATTTTGAAACAACTGTTTGAAAAATATCCGGATCCACCGATTGGTTTTTGGAATTTGCTGCCTTCTTTTCAAAAAAAATATCAATTCATATCGAATCCTAAAATTCCCGAAGATTCTTTTCTTTTGGATTTGTGGCTTCGTTCTGTTGAAAAAGAAGGACCGATATACGATGACAGTTCTAGGATACCGCGTCAGTTCGACGTAAATCAGGCTTTAGATACTGCAGCCCGTGAATGTCGAGTTGATATACTTGAGAGGTTATTGAAAAAAAAGCATTTATTCAAATGGAAAAATTATTCTTCAGAATTAAATGACTTTTTAGAAAACAATCAATGCGAGGATGAAAAAAAGAAAAATCGAATCCTACAATTGCTCTTACAAATAGGGGCGGACCCCGGAAGAACCAATTGGATTTGGTATTCCCCTATTTGTTCGATCTTGCAGTCCACAATTGAAAGCGGTGTAAAACAAGCTGGGACTTTTTTGTTCAATGATATCGATAACGTTTCGTATCAGAAAAATAGAAAAAAATTACTGCAACTTTTGGAGATCGGAGGAAACCCAAATTGTTTACTAGCAGATTATGAGACGGACGAGGTCAGTACCGCTTTAGAAGTAGCGAAATTTTTTCGGATGAAGGATCTCGTGAAAATTCTAAACGATTTCGGAGCACAGGAAACGTTCAGAAGCGAACTGAAACTGGCGATTGTCAACTCTGATTTGGAAAGGATCAAAGAGTTGGTGAGTCGAGGAGCAGTGATCGGTTATAAAGAATTAAAATCAGCCAGCGGATATGATCATCGTAAAATTTTTCCCTATTTATTGGATTCTTACAACGCTTTGGAACTACCTTTGATTTTGAATCTAATTTTCAAAGGCGGAACTTGGTGGGATCCATATAAGTTCGTAGATAGTTTTTCATTTAAAGTGCGTAGTCATGGTTATGAGGAATGGGGTTGGGTGGTATCGATTTTCAAAGGAGACGCATTGGAAGAGACCGTTCATGACGTGTATAGTGCAAGAGCTAAATGTGCGTATTATTATTTAATTAAATATAGAGATATACATTACCAAGCCTTTGTATCGGCATACCGCGATTCCAGAGAATATTCTTGTCGCGGTTTTCTTTCTTACCCCACTTGGGACAAATCTACAGAGAACATAAAAATTAATTTTTTCAAAAAAGAGCACGAGGAGACGATCAGTAGATACGGTTTAAAGAAAATTTTTCCAGAAATGGAAGAAGAACACTATTTTTATTATGCACCTGACTTAGATACGTTGATGAAAAACGAGTCTTTTGATTGGAGTTTTTGA
- a CDS encoding S8 family serine peptidase: protein MVFNEIVSANTNQINAQSVASEWEATYQIQTIDVFQSALNGLFIKANDTQIAAIEKDPRVEYITANYAVQQAKTEMGSPIHTATSGQPSTEFSMTTDSWAKDQVDQRNFTLNGTYNWALNASNVHVYVIGSGIKASLAEFAGRVSGGTTFVNDGRGTDDCGIGVGTAEASLIGGNTKGIARPQLHPVRIFDCNGSSSMGKVVSAMNWVANNDGAELETVYLGLTHFDYNLGDPIWGFDYGPAKSAVNNLTNRNIMVVGAAGDAGFELDSFFCSYSFPANASNAFVVGGVTDSGTLQSNSNYGACVDLYAPGSEVSVIGLNGQTIPATGTYFPAALTSGTVALFLAANPQATPAQARKRLIETSTRNLVGGVSNGLSDRLLFAPLDAPASLASNGTYMPTNISVNRNCAGNTYTWNRPAGAPSGTNYIYTISTSPVASFGSGVITLPSFNSSLSVVSKLVEVTSTRYVRVVARRNATGFTDSYPLTSDDVATFVDCDQEPPQLP, encoded by the coding sequence GTGGTATTTAATGAAATTGTCTCAGCAAATACAAATCAAATCAATGCTCAATCGGTTGCATCCGAATGGGAAGCAACCTATCAGATTCAAACTATCGATGTGTTTCAATCAGCACTTAACGGCTTATTCATCAAGGCAAACGATACACAAATCGCTGCAATTGAAAAAGATCCGAGAGTCGAATACATTACTGCAAACTATGCAGTTCAACAAGCTAAAACAGAAATGGGAAGCCCAATTCATACTGCCACTTCCGGGCAACCTAGTACAGAATTTAGCATGACAACGGACTCTTGGGCAAAAGACCAAGTCGACCAACGTAATTTCACTCTAAACGGAACCTATAACTGGGCTCTCAATGCGAGTAACGTTCATGTATACGTAATCGGCTCAGGAATCAAAGCCTCATTGGCTGAATTTGCAGGAAGAGTATCTGGAGGTACAACTTTCGTAAATGATGGAAGGGGGACAGACGATTGTGGTATAGGAGTAGGAACCGCGGAAGCCAGCTTGATTGGAGGGAATACAAAAGGAATCGCAAGACCTCAATTGCATCCGGTAAGAATTTTTGACTGCAATGGTTCTTCATCGATGGGCAAGGTCGTTTCGGCTATGAATTGGGTCGCTAACAACGACGGAGCAGAGCTCGAAACCGTATATTTGGGGCTCACTCATTTTGACTACAATCTTGGTGACCCAATCTGGGGGTTTGATTATGGTCCTGCGAAATCGGCAGTTAACAATCTCACAAACAGAAATATCATGGTAGTTGGAGCAGCAGGAGATGCTGGTTTCGAATTGGACAGTTTTTTCTGTTCTTACTCATTTCCAGCCAATGCTTCCAATGCATTTGTTGTAGGAGGTGTTACAGACAGTGGTACTCTTCAATCAAATAGTAATTATGGCGCTTGTGTCGATCTGTATGCTCCAGGGTCCGAGGTTTCTGTAATAGGCTTAAACGGCCAAACGATTCCTGCAACGGGGACATACTTTCCTGCAGCACTTACATCCGGAACAGTCGCGCTTTTTCTCGCAGCCAATCCACAGGCAACTCCAGCTCAAGCAAGAAAAAGACTGATAGAAACAAGCACACGAAATCTTGTTGGAGGGGTCAGCAACGGTCTTTCCGATCGGCTTTTATTTGCCCCATTAGACGCACCGGCAAGTCTTGCTAGCAATGGAACGTATATGCCTACGAATATTTCAGTCAATAGAAACTGCGCAGGAAATACATACACCTGGAATCGACCCGCGGGAGCCCCGAGTGGAACCAATTACATATATACGATTTCCACTTCCCCTGTTGCGAGTTTCGGTTCTGGGGTAATTACTTTACCTTCGTTTAACAGTTCTTTGTCAGTCGTTTCAAAACTTGTAGAAGTAACCTCGACAAGATATGTGCGCGTTGTCGCAAGAAGAAATGCGACCGGGTTTACGGATAGTTATCCTTTGACCTCAGACGACGTGGCCACATTTGTTGATTGCGATCAAGAGCCTCCTCAATTGCCATAA
- a CDS encoding ankyrin repeat domain-containing protein: protein MRGWKYPILKYKDRMQNSLMMICIFLLFINPILGEQLSRENRKLLSASIHGNIRLAKKALTKGASVDTKDPRDPFLGETPLLKAVWNNDVPMVRFLLAQGADPNLADARGETPIITATFGLNVEVLRLLLKTKANPYAETHSGFNALIIAADLCSLPILRILHEAKINLNRQSKKGFLPIHAGARRCNEKFLKYLVDSGADVNARTNTGFTALMNALKFGNGEAIRFLLRNQAKTNLIDASGKDALYYLDSEFESATYNPEYRTDNMLDFWVETMELLLKNGMPLDREYKDGSISTLLLFRHGKYISKHFYKYILANKINHRSIWKSSRFGLSAIKYINTLEELSKFHSWETKQYEAKVLSLSQKSPVTTLQFLNISGIDKQLPKDLMFQIFQSVLELPKQDHLGDLLWKEVIVLKDFSLLKLLIEKYADPPIEVWYHFREPPSSDDTKPLEQWIQFVKKQNDPSFLLTPLRECRLDILERILKKKDGFYENKKQDGAFYWSVLPNCKDIAIEQKLYELLQNAGIKPKRQEWMTFEHGSLSSVCNAVKAMIDHSLYPKSKYYDHEIYQRQLPILLKMGASPNCFLWGRKSKSINKFGYITALEAVRNHNLKDLETLLLQYGAADRFKDELLEAIQTQKIANVKEVVANGAEIGLEELQSASQNPEILSYLLEEYNSLNTPVFLAETLSLYQQYANTIGILPKLLEAGFSPRVRSHDSAHDRELQPQYNFISEYIDLSNERRSCAVRYLVESKNSKLNELLRSLNFENYSCRGFHFESPLNPTFVSYDFFRPKEESFFTKEMEVLIRTYLLNEILPELEEKTSFSAFWGWW from the coding sequence ATGCGTGGCTGGAAATATCCTATTTTAAAATACAAAGATCGAATGCAAAATTCACTGATGATGATTTGTATTTTTTTACTCTTTATAAACCCTATCCTTGGAGAACAACTCAGTCGAGAAAACCGAAAACTGCTTTCCGCGTCGATTCATGGAAACATTCGATTGGCAAAAAAAGCACTTACCAAAGGAGCATCCGTTGATACCAAGGATCCAAGAGACCCTTTCTTGGGAGAGACGCCACTTCTCAAGGCGGTTTGGAACAACGACGTTCCCATGGTCCGCTTTTTACTCGCTCAAGGAGCCGATCCGAATCTCGCCGACGCTCGCGGAGAAACTCCGATCATCACTGCCACATTCGGATTGAATGTAGAAGTTTTACGCCTGTTACTAAAAACCAAAGCAAATCCGTATGCCGAAACACACTCCGGTTTTAATGCCCTCATCATTGCCGCCGATCTTTGTTCTCTACCAATTTTACGCATACTTCACGAAGCGAAAATAAATCTAAATAGGCAGTCAAAAAAAGGGTTTTTACCAATTCATGCCGGAGCTCGAAGATGTAATGAGAAATTTCTTAAATATCTAGTGGATTCTGGTGCGGATGTAAATGCGCGGACAAACACAGGTTTCACCGCTTTGATGAATGCTTTGAAATTTGGAAACGGAGAGGCGATTCGGTTTCTATTGCGTAATCAAGCAAAAACAAATCTGATCGACGCATCCGGAAAAGACGCGCTGTATTATCTCGATTCTGAATTTGAATCCGCCACTTATAACCCAGAGTATAGGACGGATAATATGTTAGATTTTTGGGTGGAGACAATGGAGTTGCTTTTAAAAAACGGAATGCCATTGGATCGAGAATATAAAGATGGAAGTATCTCTACTTTACTGTTATTTCGACATGGAAAATATATATCGAAACATTTTTATAAATACATTCTTGCAAACAAAATAAACCATCGCTCGATTTGGAAATCAAGCCGATTTGGACTTTCCGCAATCAAATATATAAATACGTTAGAAGAACTTTCCAAGTTTCATTCTTGGGAAACGAAACAGTATGAAGCCAAAGTTCTATCGTTGAGTCAAAAAAGTCCCGTAACTACTTTACAATTTTTAAATATTTCAGGCATCGACAAACAATTACCTAAAGATCTAATGTTTCAAATATTTCAATCGGTTTTAGAACTTCCGAAACAAGACCACCTAGGCGATCTTCTTTGGAAAGAGGTCATCGTATTAAAGGATTTTTCTCTTTTAAAACTTTTAATTGAAAAATACGCAGATCCGCCTATCGAAGTTTGGTATCACTTCAGAGAACCACCCTCCTCCGATGACACAAAACCTTTGGAGCAATGGATTCAATTTGTTAAGAAACAAAACGATCCCTCATTTTTGCTCACTCCTTTGAGAGAGTGCAGGTTGGATATACTGGAAAGGATTTTAAAAAAGAAAGATGGTTTTTATGAAAACAAAAAACAAGATGGTGCCTTCTATTGGTCTGTTCTCCCCAATTGTAAAGACATAGCGATTGAACAGAAGTTATATGAATTACTGCAAAATGCAGGAATCAAACCGAAACGCCAAGAATGGATGACGTTTGAACACGGCAGTCTGTCTTCAGTTTGCAATGCCGTAAAGGCGATGATTGACCATTCTTTGTATCCTAAATCAAAATACTATGATCATGAAATTTACCAAAGACAATTGCCTATTTTATTAAAGATGGGCGCAAGTCCCAATTGTTTTCTCTGGGGACGCAAATCGAAATCTATAAATAAGTTCGGATATATCACCGCGCTCGAAGCGGTAAGAAACCACAACCTCAAAGATTTAGAAACATTATTATTACAATACGGAGCCGCAGATCGTTTTAAGGATGAACTCTTGGAAGCAATCCAAACTCAAAAAATAGCAAATGTCAAAGAAGTTGTAGCAAATGGAGCCGAAATCGGCTTAGAAGAATTACAAAGCGCTTCTCAAAACCCCGAAATTCTCTCTTATCTTTTAGAAGAATATAATTCCTTAAATACTCCGGTTTTTCTAGCAGAAACGCTAAGCCTCTATCAGCAATATGCTAATACAATTGGAATTCTTCCCAAACTGTTAGAAGCCGGATTTTCTCCAAGAGTTCGGTCACATGACTCTGCTCATGATCGCGAACTTCAACCACAATATAATTTCATATCGGAATACATAGACCTAAGCAATGAAAGAAGATCTTGTGCAGTTAGATATTTGGTAGAATCTAAAAACTCAAAATTGAACGAATTATTGAGATCCTTAAATTTTGAAAACTATTCCTGCCGCGGTTTTCATTTCGAAAGTCCTCTCAACCCTACATTTGTATCCTACGATTTTTTTCGCCCAAAAGAAGAATCTTTTTTTACCAAAGAAATGGAAGTCTTAATTCGAACTTACTTACTAAACGAGATTTTACCAGAACTCGAAGAAAAGACCTCATTCTCAGCTTTTTGGGGTTGGTGGTGA
- a CDS encoding VOC family protein, whose protein sequence is MRPFRILGIQQIAVGGEDKKKLETFWVDILGLEKTGTFRSEKENVDEDILRMGKGPFAVEVDIMQPIDVNKSPKVHDPKLNHIGLWVDDIHKAVEWLTAKGVRFTPGGIRKGAAGYDVCFIHPKANDEFPYSSEGVLVELVQAPENVIAALS, encoded by the coding sequence ATGAGACCTTTTAGAATTTTAGGCATTCAACAGATCGCGGTGGGCGGGGAAGACAAAAAGAAACTCGAAACTTTTTGGGTGGATATACTCGGTCTGGAAAAAACAGGAACTTTTCGGAGTGAAAAGGAAAACGTGGACGAAGATATTCTCAGAATGGGCAAAGGTCCTTTTGCCGTGGAAGTGGATATCATGCAACCGATCGATGTAAACAAAAGCCCGAAGGTTCACGATCCAAAACTCAACCATATCGGACTTTGGGTGGATGACATTCACAAAGCGGTAGAATGGCTGACCGCAAAAGGGGTTCGATTTACGCCGGGCGGAATTCGAAAGGGAGCGGCGGGATACGACGTATGTTTTATTCATCCAAAAGCAAACGATGAATTCCCGTATTCTTCGGAAGGCGTTCTTGTGGAATTAGTGCAAGCGCCTGAGAATGTAATCGCGGCTCTGAGTTGA
- a CDS encoding DUF1564 domain-containing protein, with translation MGTLLLNSDHEIRSALREEKFGVVTLLFPKKTLNRFDEKMRRNLPKKLPDLLKRYAKYIASTKRLSSKAGKILYQSNFGQERLQRINARVGSGSWALLGILAQAHGVSRCYLFNYLLWLDEVGVGDSVVQTMNEGAPTFHSYYRYIQLLDLRNHEVVRRLEFDPNPFSVLDYRDWFDF, from the coding sequence ATGGGAACTCTACTTTTAAATTCGGACCACGAAATTCGTTCCGCTTTGCGGGAAGAAAAATTCGGCGTTGTGACTCTACTTTTTCCGAAAAAAACCTTAAATCGCTTTGATGAAAAGATGCGACGAAATCTCCCCAAAAAACTGCCTGATCTTTTAAAAAGATACGCGAAATACATTGCTTCCACAAAACGTTTGAGTTCAAAAGCGGGCAAAATTCTTTATCAATCGAATTTCGGTCAAGAGAGACTGCAAAGAATCAACGCTCGTGTCGGTTCAGGAAGCTGGGCTTTGTTGGGTATTCTCGCCCAGGCGCACGGAGTATCGCGATGTTATTTATTCAATTATCTTCTATGGCTGGATGAGGTTGGGGTCGGTGATTCTGTCGTGCAAACCATGAATGAGGGAGCTCCCACATTTCACAGCTATTACAGATATATCCAGCTACTTGATCTGCGCAATCACGAGGTCGTTCGAAGATTAGAATTCGATCCGAACCCGTTTAGCGTTTTAGATTATCGAGATTGGTTCGATTTTTGA
- a CDS encoding endonuclease/exonuclease/phosphatase family protein, whose protein sequence is MTSWFRKILAVLGILFGSFLILIYSITFHPDAAQPADVDCKEGAPILKTDSKIKILVWNVQYLAGKKRVFWYDVPNSDGPDIGPSREEIEETLKKITSYIRSEKPDVILLQELHDGAKNTFQENQLNRILSQIDPSYVCTSEAFYWKSLFVPHPKVLGSVGMKLATISKYKISDGIRHSLPLMPADPISTQFNLKRAILQNDFPIEGGDKFTVLNTHLDAFSQGTDTMHRQVETISGLLKELDFAGHYWVLGGDFNLLPPGFDRKSMHPNGAFFYSDEQEIKPLFDHWNSAIPLDILNGPEKAKYYTHLSNDPAIGKPDRTIDYIFYSSNLRQAGYRVDQSENAWTISDHFPQIGTYVLKN, encoded by the coding sequence ATGACGAGTTGGTTTCGAAAAATTTTGGCGGTTCTTGGAATTCTTTTCGGATCCTTTTTAATTCTCATCTATTCGATTACCTTTCATCCGGATGCTGCGCAACCCGCGGATGTAGATTGCAAAGAAGGTGCTCCGATTTTAAAGACGGATTCTAAGATTAAGATTTTAGTATGGAATGTTCAGTATCTCGCCGGAAAAAAAAGGGTTTTTTGGTATGACGTTCCGAACAGTGACGGACCGGATATCGGACCTTCAAGGGAAGAAATCGAAGAGACTCTTAAAAAAATCACCTCTTATATCCGTTCCGAAAAACCGGACGTGATCTTATTACAAGAACTGCATGACGGAGCCAAAAATACGTTTCAAGAAAATCAATTGAACCGTATTCTTTCTCAGATTGATCCTTCGTATGTCTGCACGAGCGAAGCGTTTTACTGGAAGTCCCTTTTTGTTCCGCACCCGAAAGTTTTGGGAAGTGTGGGAATGAAACTCGCCACCATTAGTAAATATAAAATTTCCGATGGAATCCGACATTCTTTGCCCTTGATGCCTGCCGATCCGATTTCGACTCAGTTCAATTTAAAAAGAGCGATTCTTCAAAACGATTTTCCGATCGAAGGAGGAGACAAGTTTACCGTTTTGAATACTCACTTAGATGCGTTTTCTCAGGGAACGGATACGATGCATAGACAAGTGGAAACAATCTCCGGACTTTTGAAGGAATTGGATTTTGCGGGCCATTATTGGGTCTTGGGAGGTGATTTTAATCTTTTACCTCCCGGGTTTGATCGTAAGTCTATGCATCCAAATGGCGCGTTTTTTTATTCGGATGAACAGGAAATCAAACCTCTCTTTGATCATTGGAATTCGGCAATTCCATTAGATATTTTGAATGGACCTGAAAAAGCAAAATATTACACTCACTTATCAAACGATCCGGCGATCGGCAAGCCGGATCGGACCATCGATTATATTTTCTATTCCTCCAATCTGAGACAGGCCGGATATAGAGTCGATCAGAGTGAAAATGCCTGGACCATTTCCGACCACTTCCCGCAGATAGGGACATATGTCTTGAAAAATTGA